In the bacterium SCSIO 12741 genome, TCAATCACCTGAAAGGTGCCGTTGATTTCTTTGAAAACGTGGTACTCATAATTCTTCCAGGGAACGTCGTAGTCCCAAAGCAGGTGAAGTTTTCTGTCATCCGGCTTAATACGAAGGAATACCGAAGAAGCTACGTGGGTTGATCCTATTAAAGAATCTTCGCTGTAGAGTTCGATCATGGCTGTATTGGCCTTGTTATCGGTATTGATGTTCTCCAGTAAATAATGCGTGTCAATGTCGTTCCAGGCATTGTATTGAGGAGAGGTGTAAACCAAATCCGTAGCACTGTTGAGTCCTTCTGAACTATAAATTTTTACCTGGTAGGGTGGAGGCCATTCAGCCAATATAATATCAACTGGCTTTGCCCATAAGATCGAATCGGTTCCTTGATTAGAATGGGTAATGTTCACCGAATTTCTTCGAACGATAGGGGCATCGAATGATAGCTCTGCACAGGCCTCTTCTGATGCATATCCAGGGTAGTTCTCAGGATACATGGGAACAATACGGTAACAATAGGTTTGCCCATGTACCAGGCCTTTGCCATCGTTGTTGTCAATATAGCTCGAAGAAGAGGCTCCGGTAACCGTGGCTATTTTATCATAACCTAAGTAAGAAGGAAGTCCAATTTCACATGAGCTGGCCGTCCATGCGGTTGAACTGATTTTTCGGTAGATTTCATAGGATACCACGTTGTTGCAAACCGGTGGTGTCCAGTTGAGATGGATGTTTTTGCGAATGGCTTGGGCCGTAACATTTTTAGGAGCGGGTCCCACAATTCGAATTTTGTGGGTCATAAAGTTGATCAGCGGGGTGGCGGTGTTTCCATCTTCCGCTTTGTAATTCATGAGGTATTGACTCGGACGAATATGTGAACAGGCGGTTTCCCAATAAAAATTGGAGCGTACCGTATCCCGATTCACAGCCGTATTGAAAATGGCTTTTTTCGAGGGTAGGGATAGAGGTTCACCGGAACCCGAAAGTGTAATTTGATCGCCTTCGTTGTCATAGGCCACGATTTCTGTGAGGAGCGTGTCACCCGCTAAAACACAGGTATCTCGAACTTCAAGAAACTGTGGGGGAGAGTTGAAGCATTTGTTTACTTCAATCTGCATATCTCGTAGCACGTTTCCTATTTCGCGGTAAGTATTGGTTATTTGATCTCTTCGCCATTCGCGAACGAGAATACAGGCATTGTAGATCCCATCGTCTCCAGGCCCGTCCCAAGTGAGCGTTCCAGTAACCGGATCAATGGAAAAAGTATTGTTTGGGCAAGTTGGAGCAGGAAAGGAATAACCAGGAATGGGATCACCATTTTTTCCGTAGCACACGGAAAGTTCGTAGCTCAAACTGTCTCCATCAGCATCCACCGCACCAGGATTGTGGTAGAAGGGATTACACTCACAAGCCTCATCGATAGGGGCAAAGGTGAGCTTTGGAGAGTTGTTGACTCCCAGCAAGGGTGAAATAATCAAGGTGGTTCTTAGAAAGAAAGGCACATTAACCGAACTGGGAATATTTTTAATGTCTTTTACCCGGTTAGGGTCACCCATCGTTATAACGTAGGTTCCATTACCGGCGTAGGTATGTGTGGTTTCGTAAATGTTCTTTTGAATTTTTCCGGGAACCAGAATTTCACCCTTACAATCGCATTTGATGTTGGGGTTACATCCGCCAATTCCGCCAGGAGAATTTACCCGGGCGATGGTATCTTCCTGCCCATCCCCAAATTTGATTCCCAACTCACACCGGTCAGCCTGGGTACTCATCGGATCCGTATAGGTAGTAATCCGAATTTTGTAGGTGTTCCCCGAAACACGCTCATAGGTGATTTCACCCGCCTTGTTGTGCGTAGCGCTGAGCTCCAGGCAAAAGCTGGTCATCAGTAGGATTAGAATGTAAAGTCCTTTTTTCATCAGGGAGTACAAATTTACTGAATAAACAGATTTCTTGGCGATCTATTTTACAGGAACAAACAAATGGGAGAAACGGTCGTATAAATGGTCAAATTAGGTTTCAACTTCACCCTGGGTTGAAAATCCTATCTAATTTTGGGAAAAATTCCAATTTTTGCACTCGAATGCGCATATACATTGTAGAAGACGATCCAGTTTACGCCCGCTATTTAAAGCATAACGTGGAGTTAAACCCTGAGTTTGAGGCAGTCGTCTTTGAAAGTGGAGGCGATTTGCTAAAGAACCTGGACGGTGCACCCAGGGTGATAACTTTGGATTACAGTCTCGCTGATATGAAATGCGAGGATTTAATCGAACGGATTAAAAAAACACGACCGGATACCTCTCTCATTGTCATTTCTGCTCAAGAAGATATTACCACAGCGGTAAAATTGCTGCGTGGAGGAATTTATGATTACATCGTTAAGAATGAAGAGACCCGCGATCGTCTTTGGAACACCTTAAGGCACCTCAAGGAAAACATTGGCCTGAAAGAAGAGTTGGAACACCTCAGGCAGGAAATTGAAACTCATTACGATTTTGAATCCATCATCAAGGGACATAGCTCGGCTATAAAGCGGTTGTTTAAGTTGATGGAGAAAGCCACCAAAACCAACATCACCGTTTCGGTGACGGGTGAAACAGGTACAGGTAAAGAATTGGTGGCCAAGGCCATTCACTACAATTCCAAATTACGGAAGAAACCTTTGGTAAGTGTCAATATGGCCGCTATACCGAAGGAGTTGATCGAAAGTGAGTTGTTTGGCTACGAAAAGGGAGCCTTTACCGGAGCACAATCCCGGCGAATCGGGAAATTTGAAGAGGCCAACGGAGGAACTGTTTTCCTCGATGAAATTGGTGAGCTCGATCTGAACCTTCAGGCGAAATTGCTCCGGGTACTTCAGGAGAAAGAGGTGACTCGGATTGGAGGTAATCAGACCTTGAAGTTAGATGTTCGCGTGATTGTAGCTACGCATAGAGATTTGGCTGAAGAGGTAAAGAAAGGAAACTTTAGGGAAGACCTCTACTACCGCCTCTTGGGACTGCCGATCGAGCTTCCGCCGCTGCGGGAAAGAGAAAATGACATCATCATCCTCGGGCGATACTTTGCCGATGTGTTTTGCAAAGAGAATGGCATGAACCGGATGACCTTTACCAAAGAGGCGCAAAGCAAAATGATGCATTACCACTGGCCAGGAAACGTTCGGGAATTAAAGGCAGTTATTGAATTGGCTGCGGTGATGGCCAATGATAATGTGATCGATGAGGAGTCTTTGGTGTTTAAGTCTACCAGAGACACACCTGAGTTTATGATGCAGGAAACCACGTTGAAAGAATACAATGAGAACTTGATTCGTTACTACTTAAAGAAAAACAACAATAACGTTCTTGTAGTGGCAAAAAAACTCGATATTGGTAAATCAACAATCTACCGGATGATTAAAGAAGGTAGAATCGAAATAACCTAAACGTGGACAAACTGTATAACTTGGATGAGTTGCGGGAAATGACCGGCAATGATGAATCCTTTATGAAAGAGATGATTCAGCTCTTCGTAACCAACAACAAAGATTACCTCGAACAATTGAACCAAGGGCTTGAAGAGAAGGACTGGAAGAAGGTGAAATTCTTCGCTCATAAGATTAAACCTTCCATCCTAATGATGAAAATTGGTAAACTGGAAGACAATATTTACCGATTAAACGAGTTTGCTGGAGAGGAGAAGAATTTGTCGGAAATCCCTGCCCTGGTTGAAAAGTTGAACGATATTCTCCCTCAGGTTTTGGTGCAGCTTTCGGAAGAGTGAAAAAATTATTAAGAAAGTTGTGCAAAACTTTAAGAGAATATTTTTAAATTTGTCTCATAGTTCTTTGATACTCCCAGTATGGGAATGATAAAATTGAAATAAACAAGTAGTTTATAACGATTGGTTGGTTGGGACCTCCTCCTGTGTACGCCCTATTACCGGGAGGGCTCAAGGTCCTAGGCAAGTTTAAAACTACTTCATAATATTTACGATTGGTTGGTTGGGACCTCCTCCCGCATAGGGTTTGTGCTTGTCACAAGCGGGAGGTACCTCAGGTCCCAAACGAAATTGGAAAGCGGTCATCTTCGGATAGGCCGCTTTTTTTTTGCCCAAATTTTTCTTCTGCACAAAAAAAACGGCCCTTCCCAGGAGGAAAGAGCCGTTAAGACATTTATGTTTTGTTTCGAGTACTACTCGATTACCAATCGTTGGATAAGTTCTGATCCGTTTTGTTTGATCAGTACGATGTGCAATCCGCTTTCAATAGAGCGAATGTCAATTTTCTGTCCAGCTTCTGCTTCAATGACCATTTCTGAAGCTCCAAGTACATTGAATAACTCAAGGGTGAAGCTTCCTTCAATTCCTTGAATAGAAAGCCAGTCCTTAGCCGGTTGTGGTAGAATTTTCCAGTTTTCAAGGTTTGCACGGTTATCTTCAATTCCTACATGAGATCCTAAAGTAATCGTGGTGTCTTTCTGGCAATTGTTGTTATCAGTAATTGTCACCGTGTTGTCTCCAGATGGAAGATCGGTGGCTACTGAGCTGGTTGAGCTTGAGTTGTCCCAGTCATAAAGATAAGGAGGAGTTCCTCCACCAGCCTTTACATGAATTTCTCCAGTATTAGGAGTTGTGCCTTCATCCTTAGTAGAATCAACAGTAAGGGTAAGAGCAGGTGGATCCATCAAAGTAACGTTGATAGAAGAAGTTTTTCCGGCCACTACGTCACTTACGGTTACGGTATGAGTACCTGAACCCAAATTACTCGCCTTAGCTGTACCCTGGCTGCCTGCTGAGGCACTCCACATATAGGTGTAATTTCCAGATCCTCCAAGAACGCTTACTGTGGCATCTCCCGTTTTTTCTCCAAAACATTTCGGATCGTTAGATGCTGAGATGTAAGTAAAAAGAGAATCGGTTAACTTGTAGTAAACTTCTGTTACAATTCCGTTTGGAGCATCTGCAATAGCTTCGGCAATGGGGTAGCTTTCGCCTTTGGCATACCAGCGGTAGCGGTAAGTAGTATCGTTAAGCTCGATAATCGGAGTGGTTGTCCACTGACCGGTTAATGCGTTGTAACCATTTACATCCAGATCGCGGTACTCTTTGGTGAAGACCTTGAGCACGTCATACGTCTTTTGAGGGGTGATCAATTTTCCCCATCCTTCAACCGTGGAAATAAACCCAAGATCTCCGTCGATGCGAATTTTGCTGTAGATCACAATGTTGGTATCTACGACGGTGTCAATCAAAGTTACGCTGGTTTCAGCATCCTGATAGGTGAACGGGAACTCGATCATTTTAACATCCGGGTCAAAATTCATGTCCATGTTCACTCCAGCCACGAAGGGAAGATTTCTAACTCCATCGATGATCAGGGAGTCTTTGCTTTTATTAAAGTAAATGGTTCCGTCAACCGGGTTATCCATAACCACGTTGGCTCCTGGAAAAGCAGTGTCTTCAGGATACATAGTGGTGTTTACCTTACGAATACTCACCTTAAAGGTAGAGTCCGCTAAAATGGAAGAAAAGTCCCAGGTGTGGTTTGCCGTACCAGAAACGGAGGCTACTGAGGGGTTGCTCCCTCGGATAATGTCAAACTCTGTGCTTGGTGTATAAACGTCCGAACTATCCAGAACAATTGGGGTCTGGGCGAACAGGCTGGTTGAGAATACGAATAAAATCGCGGCAGATAAAAGGTGTTTCATAACTATCAGTTCTTATTAAGTTATACGCTATCTGAAATTCTGTAGTTGGTATAACTTCTTATAGATACCATTTTTTTCGACTAATTGTTGGTGTGTGCCTTCCTCAACAATGATGCCTTTCTCTAAAACCACAATTTTATCGGCATTTTGAATGGTGCTCAATCGGTGAGCAATGACAAGCGAGGTGCGGTTTTTCATTAAGTTGTTTAAGGCCGATTGAACCAGTTGTTCAGATTCTGTATCCAAAGCGGATGTGGCCTCATCAAGAATAAGTATCGATGGATTTTTGAGAACAGCTCGAGCAATACTTAAGCGTTGTTTTTGCCCACCAGAAAGTTTTCCTCCTCCATCTCCGATATTGGTTTGGTAGCCATCGGCTAACCCTTCGATAAATTCGTGAGCATTGGCAATTTTAGCTGCACGCACCACATCCTCGAGTGAAGCTTTGTCTTCACCGTAAGCTATATTGTTGAATACGGTGTCGTTAAACAGAATAGATTGCTGGGTAACCACTCCCATTTGATCGCGGAGGCTACTAACCGTAACATCCTTGATGGGTGTGCCGTCAATAAAAATTCCTCCTTTAACCGGATCATGGAAACGAGGCAGTAAGTCGGCCAGGGTGGATTTTCCACCTCCACTGGCTCCTACCAGGGCAACCATTTCTCCTTTGTTGATGGTAAGATTAATGTTGCTAAGCACGGTTTCGCCGGTATAAGCGAAGTCGAGGTCCTTAAATTCAATTTTGCCTTGGAATCCAGGTAGGTCTTTAGCTCCTTCCTTATCCCGGATAGTCACTTCCGCTTGAATAATTTCTTCTAATCGCTCGGCGCTGGCCGCTCCCTTTTGAACATTGAAGTAGGCCTTTGATAATGACTTGGCTGGATTAATGATCTGCGAAAAGAACATAATGAAGGCTACAAATACCGAAGCTTCCATTTCCTCCTGCAGCACGATTCTTCCTCCAAACCAAAGAATGATGGCCAAAATGGAGACTCCAAGAAACTCACTTAGAGGTGAAGCCAGATCCCGTTTGCGGTAAATCTTAACCATCAAGGTGAAGTACTTGTGGGTTAATTCCTGAAAACGGTTGTACGATTTTTTCTCCGCGTTAAAAGCTTTGATGATTCGAAGTCCACCCAAAGTTTCTTCCAGATTGGCAATGATCATTCCGGCCATATCTTGACCCTCATTGGAGGATTTGCGCAGGCTGTTTCCAACCCGGCCTATTACAAGAACAGTCACGGGAAGCATCAGAAATACAAACAAAGTCAGCTGCGGACTCATGTAGATCATGAAGGAAAGTATCGCGATGATGGTAACGGGTTCCCGAAAAATCAGCTCAATGCCTAAAAGAACCGACCATTCGATTTCCACCATGTCATTACTAAACTTGCTTAGAATGTTTCCTTTTCGTTCCTCAGAATAGTAGGAAAGGGGGAGGTGAAGAATTTTGTCGTAGGTCTTGCGACGAAGGTCATACAAAACCCCATTTCGTACCCGGGCCATAACAAAGAGAGCCAGGTAGGTAAACAGGTTTTTCAGGAAAAAGGCCACTACGATGACGATACATAGAAACACCAAGGCATTGATTCGGCCATCATAAAGGGTTTCGCCCGAGGTGATAACCTGGGAAAAATGATAGTTAAAGGTGTCGACGAAACTGTCAACACTTAGATTAAACTGGGGAGCAACCGCATCACGGGCGGACTCGAACTCCGAATCTTTTTTCAAAAAAATCAAATCCAGAAACGGCATGATCATCGCCATGGAAAACAGGGAGAAAATCACCGCAAAAAGATTGAATAACACATTGAGTGCCAAATAGCCCCGGTAATTTTTAGCCAGGGCCAGGATTTTTCGTAGGCTCTTCACGGCGGCAAAGATAAGCTCAATTGACCCGGAGACCGATCAATTAGGATTTATTACCAACTGCTCTGCGTTGGTAACCGAGCGGCTTAGCCGCCAAAATGAATATTTTTGCAGCATGGCAAGCATTCGACAAAGTAAATTGGAGAGCCTTCTGAAGCGAGACTTGAGTGATATTTTTCAAGTGGAAACCCGCGGACTTGGTATTAAAGAAATGGTGACCGTCACGGTAGTTAGGGTGAGTCCTGACATGTCGTTTGCCAAAGTATATGTGAGTATTTTTCCAAGCGATAATGCACAAGCAGTGCTGGTGACGCTCAAAGAACAACAATCCTATTTTAGAGGATTGCTTGGTAAGAAGATTGGTCGACAAGTGCGTATGGTTCCTGAGATCGCCTTTTACCTTGATGATAGTCTGGACTACGCCGACAGAATCGATCAGCTGCTTAAATAATCAGCAGGATTGAATCTTCCATTTTTCATAGCGAAACGTTATCTCTTTGCTCGAAAGAGTAGAAATGTAATTAACCTGATTTCCGGCATTTCCCTTTTGGGAATTGGAGTTGGGGCTATGGCGCTCATTGTGGTTCTCTCGACCTTCAATGGGATGCGAATTTTGGTGGAAGATTTGTATAGTTCCTTCGATCCTGAGATTCGCATTGAGCCCGCTCAGGGAAAAACCTTCGCTTGGGATGAGTTTCCCGAGGAGAAACTCCGCGAACACCAGGCCGTTAGGTTGATTTCGCGTTCCATTCAAGAAACCGTATTGCTTCGCTACCGGGAGGCTCAATTTTTTGTCACTCTAAAAGGTGTCGATTCCACCTACCTGGAAATGACGGGTCTGGACAGCATGATGTATAGCGGTGATATGAAACTACGGGAAAACGGCAAGAACTACTGTATTGTTGGATACGGTGTGGCCGATCAGCTCAGTATTTTTCTGTCCCACATGTTTGAGCCCGTTAAGGTATATGCGGCTAAACGTACGGCCAAGGTAACGGTCAATCCTCAAGATGCTTTCTTAACTGACGTCATTTACCCAGCTGGCATTTTTGCGATTAATCCTGAGTTTGATTACCAGTATGTTTTGGCGCCCTATGAGTTTTCGGCAGAGTTACTTCAGCACCCAGGCCGGGTTAGTTCGGTAGAGGTGGGGCTGGTTCCTGGTGCCGATATGGATCAGGTGGCTCGTGAGTTAAAGGAGATTCTGGGTGATGACTTCCAGGTGAAATCACGCTATCAGCTAAACGAAGTGCTGTATCAGACGAACCAAACAGAGAAGTGGATCACATTTATGATTCTTTCTTTCGTTTTAGGTATTGCAGCTTTCAACTTGATTGGATCCATTAGCATGGTCATCATCGATAAGCGAGAAGATATTTATACCCTTCAGGCTATGGGACTACGACCAGCCCAGATTCGCAGGCTGTTTTTGTTGGAGGGGATGATGGTGAGTGCCTTAGGTGGAGGTGGCGGATTGGTCATTGGGGCCATCTTGTGCATTTTGCAGTCTACGATAGGATTGGTAAAATTGCAGACCGGCGCCATCGTCGAGTATTATCCTGTCTCCATGGAGTGGGCTGATTTTCTGGCGGTTTCGTTGATCGTTATAGTCATTGGATTTATTGCAGCCTGGTTACCTGCATTTTGGGGAACCCGGAAATACTTACTACACAAATAACCTACGATGAAAAAATTTCAATACCTGTTGCTAAGTGGCTTGGTTCTGCTTTCCTATTGTGGTCATTCGCAAGATGAAAGAAGAAACAAAGAGGAGGGAGGATTTATCTTCTCGGATATTAAAGAACAAGAAGCTACCGAAGTAAAAAACCAATACCGCTCTGGCACTTGTTGGAGTTTTGGAGGGTCCTCTTTTCTTGAATCTGAATTGATTCGCATGGGGAAAGATCCGGTGAATCTGAGTGAAATGTTCATCGTTCGCCATGCCTACAGCATGAAGGCTGAGGAGTATGTGCGCATGCATGGTTATTTCCAGTTTGGGCCTGGAGGACAGTTTCATGATTTGATTAGAATCATCGAGAAAAATGGCCTCGTTCCTGAGTCGGCTTATGGTGGACAACCCATTTATTATGGAAAGCCCGTTCATGAAGAAATGGATGCTATGGCCAAGGCCATGGTAGAGGTTGTGGTAAAAAATCCCAATAAAAGATTATCAGACCACTGGCGAAGTGCTTATGAAGGAATGCTGGATTCTTACTTGGGTGAATTTCCAGAAGAGTTTGAATTTAAAGGTCAGTCCTACACTCCTCAGAGTTATGCTGAATCTTTAGGTGTTAATTGGGGGGATTATGTAGAGATTACGTCCTTTTCTCACCAGCCCTTTTATGAGTCATTTGTATTGAAAATACCTGACAATTGGATGCTCGAATCGTATTACAATCTTCCCTTGGATGATTTGATGGAAGTGATGAAAAATGCGGTTGATCAAGGGTATACGGTTGCTTGGGACGCGGATGTTAGTGAGCGCACATTTTCCTTTAAAAATGGAGTGGCCTTTATGCCCGATGTGGAGTATGGGCAAATGAGTCGTGAGCGTAGAGATACTTTGTTCAATGCGCCTGGTCCGGAATTGGAAGTAACTCAGGAAAATCGCCAGAAGATGTACGATAACTACCTGACTACAGATGATCACTTAATGCACATTACAGGAAGTTGTAAAGATCAAAACGGGACCGGTTACTTCATTGTGAAGAACTCCTGGGGTGACGATCGCAACGATTGCGGTGGATACCTCTATGCATCAGAAGCTTACTTCAAGGCAAAAACAGTTGCAATCCTCATTCACAAGGATGCAATTCCAGCAAAAATCAAAAAGAAATTGGGACTCTAACGGAACAGTATTTTTAGCGTTCCCCTGGTTTTTTGTTCCATCAATACTTCTTTTCCGGATACGATATCCTGAAGCACTTTTTGGTTGTAGTGTCTTACCGTCATGAGCTGTAGGTTCTCGTTGTAAAGCACCCGGAAATCTTCACGAATTTCGTCCAACGCGGCGTGAAGTTTACTTTTTTCAGCATCCAATACCAAGGAGAAGTTGATGGCGGAGTTTTGCATCATACTTACCTCCAGTTTGTGCTTGTAGAGAATGGAAAAAATATCGCTAAGCTGTTTCTCTCCAATGAAGCTAAAATCCTTAGGCGATATCGATAGCAAAACCAAGCTGGGTTTGTAAATGTAGATTGGCAATTGGGTGTCGTCTGAAGTGTCAGAATCTACCCGTGTGCCCTCCAATTCCGGATCTTCAAACGATCGAATGAACAGTGGAATATTCTTGTTTTGTAGAGGCTTAATCGTTTTGGGGTGAATGATAGTAGCGCCGTAGTAAGCTAGCTCGATTGCCTCCCGAAAGGATAGATGATCCAGTTTTTCCGTGTTTCTGAAATACCGCGGATCGGCGTTAAGAATTCCTTCTACATCCTTCCAAACCGTTAGGCTTTCAGTTTCTAAAATATTCGTGAAAATGGATGCGCTGTAATCCGACCCTTCCCGGCCTAGCGTAGTCATTCTGTTTTCGGAAGTTCCTCCGATAAATCCCTGGGTGAGGTAAATGCCTTTTTCCTTAACCGCATGGTGGATGGCCTCCGAGGTTTCCGCCCAAAGTATGTTGGCCTTGCGAAAACGGTCGTCCGTCACGATCAATTTTCGAGCATCGAGCCAGTGGTGATCTACTTCCTGAGCCTGGAGGTAGGCCGAAAGAATACGGGTGGAAAGGAGTTCTCCGGCCGGAACAATTTGGTCGTAAACTTCGTCGTAGGATTTGCCTTGGGCATGCTCCAGGTATTTTTGGCAATAGGCGAAAACCTTGTTCAGGCTTTCCATGGCTGGTGAGTTTTCTTCAGGAAAAAGGGCGTTTAGAATTTCCAGGTGATAACCCTTCGATTCCTCCAACCATTCGTCCGTCGACTCGCCTTTGAAGTAGGCATCCACTACTTTTTCCAGTGCATTGGTCGTCTTTCCCATCGCCGACACCACAACGATTACACTTTCTTCTTGTCGAATAATTTCGGCTGCATTCCGCACCCCATCTGCGTTTTTGACCGATGCGCCACCAAATTTGTAAGACTTTCTAATCATGATTTTATCATTACGGAGGCTTATTTGACAAAGCCATACAGCGAATTAGTGAATCAAATCAATAGAAACTGCCGTAGAAGACAGGAATTAATAAACGTTTTTTTGTTTAAATCCTTGATAATTAGCGGGGTGTTAACGAATGGTAAAAGATTGTATTTTTACGAGTTTAGTCTAACTAAGGTAAATTGTTTCGAACCAAACGATTAGGGAAATTTTCTTGTTTGGTTGGTTAAAAAAAGTAGCTATGCGCAATTGCTATAAATTCTTCTCCCGCTTCGCGGCGGTTGTTATTTTATTTCTCTCCCTGGTATTTTCCGCTCAGGAAGCCCATGCCACCCACATTGCTGGGGGAGATATCACATACAAGGCTTTGAATGATACTGACTATATCATCACGCTGACTATCTACCGAGATTGTAGAGGGGTTGGTGTGACGAACAGTCCACGTAGCATTCGAATTTTTGAATTGTGTTCCAACAACGGGGCAGGTACCAGTTGGAATAGTCCTTACGCTACCGTTAGCCTTCCACTGACCAATCCTGGTGGGACGGAAGTTTCTCAGCTTTGTAAGTATGCGATTGACAGTAGTTTCTGTTCCTCTACTCCGAGTAAACGGAAGTATCAAGGGATGGAAAAGTTTATCTACGAGGACACTGTTGTTCTGCCCTTCAAGTGTAATGCATGGTATATCGGCCACTCCTTTTTTGCGCGTAACTCGGCCCAAAATGCCAATGCTGCTAACCGAAACTTTTATACCCAGGCTACTATTTTTACCGATAACCGAGACTCCAACTCTTCCCCCATTTTTACCGCTGACCCCACGCCTTACTTCTGTTTGGGGAACCCAGCTACCTACAATTATGCAGTGGTGGAAAACGATGGAGACAGTATGGTCTTTCAGCTCGTCCCGACGGAGAGCGCCTATGGTACGGCTTTGAGTTACATCTTCCCCTACTCAGCCACCAACCCCTTGGATGCCACAAATTTTAATGCCAACACAGGGCAATTGTCCTTCACACCGACTACCTCAGGGCGATTTATTGTCGCCATGCAGATCACGGAATACGATCGAGCGACCAAGAAAAAGGTCGGGGAGGTCCGGCGGGACGTCCAGTTCTTTATTGACCCGTGTCAGAGTAACTCAAATCCCGTCATGGTCACCGGAGGGGTCTACAATATTACGGGAGGAAGTAAGGTTGACTCCTTGACAATTAATACCTTACGGTCGGCAACTTTGGTTTATGACCTCTCCTTTAGTGATGCCAACTCCGGAGATACATTAACCACCACCACCAACTCAGCAATTGCCCTTTCAGGTTCCACTTCAAACAACAAGGGTGTTAACCCCGACACCACCACCATTACCTGGAATCCAGGGGTAACCGCGACCAACAACAAATACACCGTAACCTATTTCTCAGAAGATGATAACTGTCCAGTATCTGCGGCTACCTCCGTGGCGGTGGACATTGTACTCATCGATTCGTTGACTTCGGCCTCCATTGTGGGGGTCAAAGAGAGTTGTAACAATTCTCAAGATGGAACCCTGACCGCGGAGCATAGTGGAGGGATAGGTCCCTTTGGTTATGTTTGGTACAAGCAGGGTCTGAAGATTACCGACAACACGAAAACCATTACCGGAATTTCTGCTGGGGTATCTTACTCCGTAACGGTAATTGACCTGTTTAACAACGACTCCGTTCAGACCCCGGGATTTAACCTGGCTGCTACGCTTCCAGTGGAAATTGTAAACAGCTCGGTAACCGATATCGACTGTGATGGTGGTTGTACTGGGGAGATCAATATTACCGGTGTGGTGGGTGGAAATACCACCGTTCCTGGAGCAAATGGTTACCAGTATACCTGGTCTGGAACGACCAATACTACGGCAAACCCTACCAATTTGTGTGGCGGGGTTCACTTAGTAACCGTTACGGATGACAACGGTTGTGATACAATCGGAAGATTTGTGATTAACCAACCCTATGCCTTTAATGCGCAGATGAACGATAGCACCGATGTGTCTTGTCAAGGTGGGTCTGATGGTGCGGCTGCCGTTAAAATGATCGTTACCGAATGTGGTACGACAACCGATC is a window encoding:
- a CDS encoding SprB repeat-containing protein, which encodes MRNCYKFFSRFAAVVILFLSLVFSAQEAHATHIAGGDITYKALNDTDYIITLTIYRDCRGVGVTNSPRSIRIFELCSNNGAGTSWNSPYATVSLPLTNPGGTEVSQLCKYAIDSSFCSSTPSKRKYQGMEKFIYEDTVVLPFKCNAWYIGHSFFARNSAQNANAANRNFYTQATIFTDNRDSNSSPIFTADPTPYFCLGNPATYNYAVVENDGDSMVFQLVPTESAYGTALSYIFPYSATNPLDATNFNANTGQLSFTPTTSGRFIVAMQITEYDRATKKKVGEVRRDVQFFIDPCQSNSNPVMVTGGVYNITGGSKVDSLTINTLRSATLVYDLSFSDANSGDTLTTTTNSAIALSGSTSNNKGVNPDTTTITWNPGVTATNNKYTVTYFSEDDNCPVSAATSVAVDIVLIDSLTSASIVGVKESCNNSQDGTLTAEHSGGIGPFGYVWYKQGLKITDNTKTITGISAGVSYSVTVIDLFNNDSVQTPGFNLAATLPVEIVNSSVTDIDCDGGCTGEINITGVVGGNTTVPGANGYQYTWSGTTNTTANPTNLCGGVHLVTVTDDNGCDTIGRFVINQPYAFNAQMNDSTDVSCQGGSDGAAAVKMIVTECGTTTDPCNSTTLDTVGTGTTGHDGISLPSPYATTNNVKQQYLFRKSELNAAGITGGTKISSLGFFITNWNFQTQTKQFSIAMGCTSSDTLSSTEFEDGLFEVYSSTSESYSFTNSNNWKNHTFSNSFVWDGDSNLVVEICFKNDNANAIHLSPSVQTTTTAYRSAHWYTSGTEDACVKDTVIGSAFSRPNIRLGWCLPEPSFVWSPSGGTDSVATGLMAGTYKVVVTSESGCKDSATVTLSQPATGVNASQTLIQDVVCAGVANGSVSVQATGGTAPYSFAWPAGVLTPVHDSVATNLQGGVTYTVTVTDDNGCTDTEVITLSDPDPMTFGASTISHVQCNGGNDGSITVVVSGGTAPITNYAWSHGPNGAGFNTVNTLTAANYTVTVTDNAGCTEDTTFAVTEPANPLSVTVNITQHVTCLNGSDGTAQAVPSGGTGPYSYAWSKGNAGATDDLRIGLNAGTVTVTVTDNNGCTTTGSNTVNQPATGIAISFTSQTNVLCKGDNTGEAIITPTGGTPGYTYNWDAGNPGTRDSIRVDLGAGKVRVTVTDNQGCTGIDSTTITEPATRLSASFTSTTNPLCNGQTNGEAIVTQVAVHQDTPTPGVEERQEPEIVSVMPELEP